From a single Budorcas taxicolor isolate Tak-1 chromosome X, Takin1.1, whole genome shotgun sequence genomic region:
- the LOC128069633 gene encoding serine/threonine-protein phosphatase 4 regulatory subunit 3-B-like, translating into MADEQSIVKVFFLNDDQQWEMLGKGHVSTLYVERLQGLCLLVRSELSGLEILESKINPDTPYQRRQGTLIVWSEAENHGMAISFPDAASCHEIWKDICQVQGKDPSTDITHDPLVESEDETLDDVADDVLELPNCELGKLDQIAHLVASVLTSPMHKERLALLVGNEDFIKKLLQLFHTCEDLEDTEGLQNLHDIVKGMLFLNQASLLEILFSDKYIMDVVGCLEYDPALAQPKRHREFLTQKVKFKEVIPIIDNALLQKIHQTYRVQYIQDILFPIPSIFEENFLSTLTNFILLNKGAIVNMLQEDDKFLSTAFAQLRDKTTDDDTRRELLFFFKEFCAFSQTLVPGKRNALFKTLTRLGILPALKIVMNMNDLQIRAAATDVFTYLVEYSPCRVREFIIEDHQSEDSILFINLVIEQIFCDTDPELGNAVHLMEVLRALLDPNNMMAASSHCEKSEFLHFFCMHCMNNFIEPLLSTTSAYIHDKDNIVGSDENNKNCLSAVRFMRTMIGLRDELLNHYIIKGNFFEPVVNALLENGTRYNMLNSAIVELFDYVRMQNIKSLVAHIVEKFYATLKSIEYVQTFKGLKVKYEQEKELQNQVTKNLCSVLYSQVFCRDSGVLEEEEEERSINENIKEEAVEPPPESGFEIKRAKENEDKVDLPSQTSFGDFEFTSSHSADAADETSNPNRRRVICLVDYSDDEEEEEDETPPSKRPHLSP; encoded by the exons ATGGCGGACGAGCAGAGCATAGTGAAAGTATTCTTCCTGAATGATGACCAACAATGGGAAATGCTAGGCAAGGGACATGTCTCCACTCTTTATGTGGAACGCCTTCAGGGCTTGTGTCTGCTAGTTCGATCTGAACTTAGCGGCTTAGAGATCTTGGAGTCAAAGATAAATCCAGACACGCCCTATCAGAGACGACAAGGGACATTAATTGTTTGGTCTGAAGCTGAGAACCACGGTATGGCGATAAGTTTCCCGGACGCAGCAAGTTGTCACGAGATATGGAAAGACATCTGCCAGGTTCAAGGTAAAGACCCATCTACCGATATCACACACGACCCCTTAGTTGAATCCGAAGACGAGACATTGGATGACGTGGCAGATGACGTGCTTGAGCTGCCTAACTGTGAACTCGGTAAGCTTGACCAGATTGCTCACTTAGTTGCCTCAGTTCTCACCTCACCTATGCATAAGGAAAGGCTGGCTCTGTTAGTAGGAAATGAggactttattaaaaaattactgCAGTTGTTCCACACGTGTGAGGACCTAGAGGACACTGAAGGCTTACAGAATCTGCATGACATTGTTAAAGGGATGTTATTTCTCAACCAGGCATCTCTGCTTGAGATCCTCTTTTCTGATAAGTATATCATGGATGTGGTGGGATGCCTTGAATATGACCCTGCCTTGGCTCAGCCAAAAAGGCATAGAGAATTCTTAACCCAAAAAGTGAAGTTCAAGGAAGTTATACCAATAATAGACAATGCACTTCTGCAAAAAATACATCAGACATACAGGGTACAGTACATTCAAGACATCCTTTTTCCTATCCCATCTATATTTGAAGAGAATTTTCTTTCTActcttacaaattttattttattaaacaagGGTGCGATAGTCAATATGCTGCAGGAAGATGATAAGTTTTTGTCTACCGCTTTTGCACAATTAAGGGATAAGACCACAGATGATGATACACGGCGTGagctgttattttttttcaaggaatTCTGTGCATTTTCTCAGACATTAGTACCTGGAAAGAGGAATGCACTGTTCAAAACACTGACACGACTGGGAATTCTCCCTGCTCTTAAAATTGTAATGAATATGAATGACTTGCAAATAAGGGCAGCTGCTACTGATGTATTTACTTATCTAGTAGAGTATAGTCCATGCAGGGTTCGAGAATTTATAATAGAAGACCACCAAAGTGAAGACAGCATTCTTTTCATTAATTTAGTAATTGAACAAATATTCTGTGATACTGACCCTGAGCTAGGAAATGCTGTTCATTTAATGGAAGTCCTTCGTGCCCTGCTTGATCCAAACAACATGATGGCAGCATCTAGTCACTGTGAAAAAAGTGAATTTCTACATTTCTTCTGTATGCATTGTATGAATAACTTCATAGAACCACTTTTGTCGACTACTTCAGCATATATACATGACAAAGATAATATAGTTGGATCTGACGAAAATAACAAAAACTGTCTCA GTGCTGTTCGTTTTATGAGAACGATGATTGGCCTTAGAGATGAACTTTTAAATCATTACATCATCAAGGGAAATTTTTTTGAGCCAGTTGTAAATGCTCTTTTAGAGAATGGAACTCGGTACAATATGTTGAATTCAGCTATTGTTGAGCTGTTTGACTACGTAAGAATGCAAAATATCAAATCTCTTGTTGCCCATATAGTTGAAAAGTTTTATGCAACGCTTAAGTCAATTGAATATGTTCAGACATTCAAAGGATTGAAGGTGAAATACGAGCAAGAGAAAGAGCTGCAAAATCAAGTAACGAAGAATTTATGTTCTGTACTGTATAGTCAAGTATTTTGCAGAGATTCCGGTgtcttggaggaggaggaggaggaaaggagtattaatgaaaatataaaggaaGAAGCAGTTGAGCCACCACCAGAAAGTGGTTTTGAGAttaaaagagcaaaagaaaatgaagacaaggTAGATCTTCCCTCTCAAACATCTTTTGGTGACTTTGAATTTACTTCATCTCAttctgctgatgctgctgatgAAACAAGTAACCCAAACCGCAGAAGGGTGATTTGCTTAGTGGATTATTCAGATgatgaagaagaagaggaagatgaaACACCTCCCAGCAAAAGACCACATCTTAGCCCATAA